A portion of the Trichomycterus rosablanca isolate fTriRos1 unplaced genomic scaffold, fTriRos1.hap1 scaffold_264, whole genome shotgun sequence genome contains these proteins:
- the LOC134307294 gene encoding potassium voltage-gated channel subfamily A member 3-like, producing the protein MDEHLSLLRSPALFSCPHRGDATLVNHGYTEAEREDAMTVVTCGENSTSAPEEPGLHSLEHYQPEHECCERVVINISGLRFETQLKTLSQFPHTLLGNPKKRMRYFDPLRNEYFFDRNRPSFDAILYYYQSGGRIRRPVSVPIEIFSEEIRFYELGEEAMEKFREDEGFIKEEERPLPTHDFQRQVWLLFEYPESSGPARGIAIVSVLVILISIVIFCLETLPEFREDSDRETTYSVNSVNGTATAMPSPFSDPFFVVETLCIIWFSFELLVRFSACPSKATFSKNIMNIIDIVAIIPYFITLGTELAERQGNGQQAMSLAILRVIRLVRVFRIFKLSRHSKGLQILGQTLKASMRELGLLIFFLFIGVILFSSAVYFAEADDPDSGFNSIPDAFWWAVVTMTTVGYGDMHPVTIGGKIVGSLCAIAGVLTIALPVPVIVSNFNYFYHRETEGEEQAQYLHVQSCQPLSSSSEELKKTRCSSPSSSLSRSEYMVEEEDGFTQPNFPSQNNQNCVQIKKIFTDV; encoded by the coding sequence ATGGATGAGCACCTGAGCCTGCTGCGCTCTCCTGCACTCTTCTCGTGCCCACACCGGGGTGACGCCACCCTGGTGAACCACGGCTACACCGAGGCGGAGCGCGAGGACGCCATGACGGTGGTGACATGTGGAGAGAACAGCACCAGCGCACCAGAGGAACCGGGGCTGCACTCACTCGAGCACTACCAGCCCGAACACGAGTGCTGCGAGCGCGTGGTCATCAACATCTCAGGTCTGCGCTTCGAGACGCAGCTCAAGACCCTCTCGCAGTTTCCACACACTCTGCTCGGCAATCCGAAGAAACGGATGCGCTACTTCGACCCCCTGCGGAACGAGTACTTTTTTGACCGGAACAGACCGAGCTTTGACGCGATTCTGTACTACTATCAGTCTGGCGGCCGGATTCGGAGACCTGTGAGCGTCCCGATTGAGATTTTCTCTGAAGAGATACGCTTCTATGAACTGGGTGAGGAAGCGATGGAGAAGTTCAGGGAGGATGAGGGATTCATTAAGGAAGAAGAGCGACCGTTACCGACGCATGACTTCCAGCGGCAGGTCTGGCTCCTGTTCGAGTATCCGGAAAGTTCCGGTCCGGCACGTGGCATTGCCATCGTCTCGGTGCTCGTTATTCTCATTTCAATAGTCATCTTCTGCTTAGAGACTTTACCTGAATTCCGAGAGGACAGCGATCGTGAAACGACTTACAGCGTCAACTCAGTGAACGGAACCGCCACCGCCATGCCGAGTCCCTTCTCTGATCCGTTCTTCGTCGTAGAGACGCTGTGCATCATCTGGTTTTCGTTCGAGCTTCTCGTGAGGTTCTCCGCCTGCCCCAGCAAGGCGACCTTCTCCAAGAACATCATGAACATCATCGATATCGTCGCCATCATTCCGTACTTCATCACGCTGGGAACGGAGCTGGCGGAGCGTCAGGGGAACGGTCAGCAGGCCATGAGCTTAGCGATTCTCCGGGTCATCAGACTCGTTCGTGTTTTCCGGATCTTCAAGCTGTCTCGGCACTCCAAAGGTCTTCAGATTTTAGGACAGACCCTGAAGGCGAGTATGAGGGAACTCGGGTTGCTCATCTTCTTCCTGTTTATCGGGGTGATATTGTTTTCCAGTGCGGTGTACTTCGCTGAAGCAGATGACCCCGATTCAGGTTTCAACAGCATCCCGGACGCTTTCTGGTGGGCCGTCGTGACGATGACCACAGTCGGATATGGAGACATGCACCCCGTCACCATCGGGGGTAAAATCGTCGGATCGCTGTGCGCCATCGCCGGAGTCTTGACCATCGCTCTGCCCGTGCCGGTCATCGTCTCAAATTTTAACTATTTCTATCACCGAGAGACGGAGGGTGAGGAGCAGGCGCAGTACCTTCACGTCCAGAGCTGCCAACCGCTGTCGTCTTCGTCTGAGGAGCTGAAGAAGACTCGCTGCTCGTCGCCGTCGTCGTCCCTGAGTCGCTCGGAGTacatggtggaggaggaggacggcTTCACCCAACCGAACTTTCCTTCTCAGAACAACCAGAACTGTGTGCAGATCAAGAAGATCTTTACTGATGTTTAA